From the Leptotrichia sp. oral taxon 221 genome, one window contains:
- a CDS encoding N-acetylmuramoyl-L-alanine amidase, translating into MKKIIAVMLLMMSTFMFAETLEKVTYGNGVYTGTFKENTNKLPNASILVNGSEKILRLDYDDVDLGRGVGQGSANVYDQFVNRIDTSQNGGKSSILFYLKSQTEYKILSKGKEIEITFSNPNAGATTNTVVVGNNANRGTTNNNYSTQSYNNNNYQNNNNYNTNRNTYSNSSNDTYTNNNYNTNANRNTYSNSNNNTYTNNNYNSNTYNNVNKNYTNNPNTNVYTPAPTRTGNKKYTIIVDPGHGGHDSGAVANGYREKDIALEVAKRLARNLSADYNVITTRDSDYFVTLDERPAIGNRVNADFFISIHLNSGGSSANGAEVYYYSKTGSSDYASEVAKFENRVDESYGSSPFSDYVLKDIFYKVNQEKSAAIAESVLDGIINVTGLRRRGVKGANFAVLRGSNSPAILAEIGFISNYSDLSKYLTPEGQENVASAIADAIRRHFR; encoded by the coding sequence ATGAAAAAAATTATAGCGGTAATGTTGCTTATGATGAGTACGTTTATGTTTGCGGAAACATTGGAAAAAGTAACATACGGAAATGGTGTTTATACAGGTACATTTAAAGAAAATACGAATAAATTGCCAAATGCAAGTATTCTAGTTAATGGTTCAGAAAAGATTTTAAGATTAGATTATGATGATGTAGATTTGGGAAGAGGCGTTGGTCAAGGGTCGGCTAACGTGTATGACCAATTTGTTAATAGAATTGATACTTCACAAAATGGAGGAAAATCATCAATTTTATTTTATTTGAAGTCTCAAACAGAGTATAAAATCTTGAGTAAAGGGAAAGAAATTGAGATAACATTCAGTAACCCAAATGCAGGAGCAACAACAAATACAGTAGTTGTAGGAAATAATGCGAATAGAGGAACAACAAATAATAATTACTCGACACAATCTTACAACAACAATAATTATCAAAATAATAATAACTATAATACTAATAGAAATACTTATAGTAACAGTAGTAATGACACATATACAAACAATAATTACAACACTAATGCTAATAGAAACACTTACAGCAATAGTAATAACAATACTTACACTAATAATAATTACAACAGTAATACTTATAACAATGTTAACAAAAATTATACAAACAATCCAAATACAAATGTATATACTCCAGCACCAACTAGAACTGGAAACAAAAAATATACAATTATAGTCGATCCAGGACATGGTGGACATGATTCTGGTGCAGTAGCAAATGGATACAGAGAAAAAGATATTGCCTTAGAAGTTGCAAAAAGATTAGCTAGAAATCTAAGTGCAGATTATAATGTAATTACAACAAGAGATTCAGATTATTTTGTAACATTGGATGAAAGACCAGCAATTGGAAATAGAGTAAATGCAGATTTTTTTATAAGTATTCACTTAAATTCAGGAGGTAGTTCAGCTAATGGAGCAGAAGTTTATTATTATAGTAAAACAGGATCAAGCGATTACGCTTCAGAAGTAGCTAAATTTGAAAATAGAGTAGATGAAAGTTATGGAAGTTCACCTTTTTCTGATTATGTTTTAAAAGATATATTCTATAAAGTAAATCAAGAAAAAAGTGCTGCAATTGCTGAATCGGTATTGGATGGAATTATAAATGTGACAGGATTAAGAAGAAGAGGAGTTAAGGGAGCTAACTTTGCTGTATTAAGAGGAAGTAACTCACCAGCAATTCTTGCAGAGATAGGATTTATTTCAAATTATTCTGATTTATCAAAATATCTTACTCCAGAAGGTCAAGAAAATGTAGCAAGTGCAATTGCTGATGCGATTAGAAGACATTTTAGATAG
- the yajC gene encoding preprotein translocase subunit YajC codes for MNQTVFLIVYIIFIMALLILPSYLSNKKKKKAFDEMMDGLKVGDKIITTGGIHATVVNILTETVEVKIDKNARMTISKSSISSVVK; via the coding sequence ATGAATCAAACAGTATTTTTAATTGTTTATATAATCTTTATAATGGCACTATTGATTTTGCCTTCATATTTGTCGAATAAAAAGAAAAAGAAAGCTTTTGATGAAATGATGGATGGATTAAAAGTGGGAGATAAGATTATTACAACTGGAGGAATTCACGCTACAGTTGTTAATATTTTAACTGAAACAGTAGAAGTAAAAATAGACAAAAATGCAAGAATGACTATTTCAAAATCATCTATTTCATCAGTTGTAAAATAA
- the rnr gene encoding ribonuclease R, which produces MKIEKELKYLKQVLQEYEFTFQEILQLMDWSPKKRKLYKQIVNAWEENGEIYLKRNGKYTLPEKAGLLKGEISIANGSFGFLDVQGEKSVFIPGPFLNTAMDGDTVIVRVLKENVQGDRKREGEVLQVVKRNREVVVGIFEHNMSFGFVRVKNSRKDIYISKKKIKGAKTGDLVAVKVYFWGDDTRKPEGEVVSILGDPQDTEALISSLLISEGIQEKFPGEVLKELDSLDEDLSSEIPNRRDLRDLDIITIDGADAKDLDDAVYVEKTEDGYKLIVSIADVSYYVKEGTELDNEALKRGNSIYLVDRVIPMLPRKLSNNLCSLNPDEDKMTFSVEIDFDEKGKVLKNDFYKSVIKSKFRMTYDGVNQIYDYIDNREKTDLSEKEIEKLEENKKVFEKYEKIVPMLQEMLKLSHIIRGTKKRRGSIDFELPEIKVVLDQNKLVKDIVLRSRGEAERLIEDFMVAANEVVAEKLFWEEIPAIYRVHEDPDKEKLKALNETLVKFGFSIKNLDEIHPGKFQTIIDRTTGLPEGYLIHKLILRAMQRARYANKNLGHFGLASKYYLHFTSPIRRYSDLVVHRMLGRSLEKFINDKDKSKYFGEFDVVASAISRTERVADKLEEDSVKIKLIEYMQDKIGKTYIARLSGMNKNKVFMELENHIEVVYNVNVTRDHFVYDEENFKIINTNTNETYTMGNTIKVVVTGASYEKMEIEVIPYEEEILKIEDDGDKE; this is translated from the coding sequence ATGAAAATAGAAAAAGAGTTAAAATATTTGAAACAAGTGTTGCAAGAGTATGAATTTACGTTTCAGGAAATTTTGCAATTAATGGATTGGAGTCCAAAAAAACGTAAATTGTATAAGCAGATTGTGAATGCTTGGGAAGAAAATGGAGAAATTTATTTAAAGAGAAATGGGAAATATACGCTGCCAGAAAAAGCTGGATTACTAAAAGGTGAAATTTCTATTGCAAATGGGAGTTTTGGATTTTTAGATGTTCAAGGTGAAAAAAGTGTATTTATTCCTGGGCCTTTTTTAAATACAGCGATGGACGGAGACACTGTTATTGTTAGAGTTTTGAAGGAAAATGTTCAAGGTGACAGAAAAAGAGAAGGGGAAGTTCTTCAAGTTGTAAAAAGAAATCGTGAAGTTGTCGTTGGGATTTTTGAGCATAATATGAGTTTTGGGTTTGTGCGAGTAAAAAATTCGAGAAAAGATATTTACATTTCCAAGAAAAAGATAAAAGGTGCGAAAACTGGGGATTTGGTTGCGGTAAAAGTGTATTTTTGGGGAGATGATACGAGAAAACCTGAAGGAGAAGTGGTTAGCATTTTAGGTGATCCTCAAGATACGGAAGCATTAATTTCTTCATTGTTAATAAGTGAAGGGATTCAAGAGAAATTTCCTGGAGAAGTTTTGAAGGAATTGGATAGCTTGGATGAAGATTTATCGTCTGAAATTCCGAATAGAAGGGATTTGAGAGATCTTGATATTATTACGATTGATGGAGCTGATGCGAAAGATTTGGATGATGCAGTTTATGTTGAAAAAACAGAGGATGGATATAAGCTGATTGTAAGTATTGCGGATGTTTCGTATTATGTTAAAGAGGGAACTGAATTGGATAATGAAGCCTTGAAGAGAGGGAACTCGATTTATCTGGTGGATAGAGTTATTCCGATGTTGCCGAGAAAATTGTCTAATAATTTGTGTTCGTTGAATCCAGATGAGGATAAAATGACTTTTTCTGTGGAAATTGATTTTGATGAAAAAGGGAAAGTTTTAAAAAATGATTTTTATAAATCAGTTATAAAATCGAAATTTAGAATGACTTACGATGGTGTAAATCAAATTTATGATTACATTGATAATCGAGAAAAAACTGATTTGAGTGAAAAAGAAATCGAAAAATTAGAAGAAAATAAAAAAGTTTTTGAAAAATATGAAAAAATTGTGCCAATGTTGCAGGAAATGTTGAAATTGTCACACATAATTAGAGGTACGAAAAAACGTCGTGGAAGTATTGATTTTGAATTACCAGAGATAAAAGTTGTTCTTGATCAAAATAAATTGGTTAAGGATATTGTTTTGCGTTCTCGTGGTGAGGCAGAAAGATTGATTGAAGATTTCATGGTTGCAGCGAATGAAGTTGTGGCGGAAAAATTGTTTTGGGAAGAAATTCCAGCGATATACAGAGTTCATGAAGATCCAGACAAAGAAAAATTAAAAGCATTAAATGAAACGCTTGTAAAATTTGGTTTCTCAATAAAAAATCTTGATGAAATTCATCCAGGGAAATTTCAAACGATTATTGATAGAACGACGGGATTGCCAGAAGGATATTTGATTCATAAATTGATTTTGAGAGCAATGCAAAGAGCAAGATATGCAAATAAAAATTTGGGACACTTTGGATTGGCGTCGAAATATTACTTGCATTTTACGTCACCGATAAGAAGGTACTCGGATTTGGTCGTTCATAGAATGCTTGGAAGATCGCTTGAAAAATTCATTAATGATAAGGATAAAAGTAAATATTTTGGAGAATTTGACGTTGTCGCTTCAGCAATTTCACGAACAGAAAGAGTCGCTGACAAATTAGAAGAAGATAGTGTAAAAATTAAATTAATCGAATATATGCAAGATAAAATCGGTAAAACATACATCGCAAGACTTAGTGGAATGAATAAAAATAAAGTGTTTATGGAATTGGAAAATCACATTGAAGTCGTGTATAATGTAAATGTTACGAGAGATCATTTTGTATACGATGAAGAAAATTTTAAAATAATTAACACAAATACAAACGAAACTTATACAATGGGAAATACAATAAAAGTAGTGGTTACAGGTGCTTCGTATGAAAAAATGGAAATAGAAGTAATTCCTTATGAGGAAGAAATTTTGAAAATTGAAGATGACGGAGACAAAGAATAA
- a CDS encoding GerMN domain-containing protein codes for MEKGKKAKNVQMPKKKSFFRENFSIIILILLSGMSIAINYYDKENSEMINVEVDKNLVKASSNNAQQKINIFIYNPSNKMVEEKEAYIPKQKNLVEGDYINEVIKDTNFLTKNMKFMSAYTLRIDGENTTIVKLNSEFTGLRSNQALFNGFAQSVSNTILKNFSNIKKVIIQIDGEAIIQ; via the coding sequence ATGGAAAAAGGGAAAAAAGCAAAAAATGTACAAATGCCAAAGAAAAAAAGTTTTTTTAGGGAAAATTTTTCTATAATAATTCTAATTTTACTTTCTGGAATGTCGATAGCAATTAATTATTATGATAAAGAAAATTCTGAAATGATAAATGTTGAAGTAGATAAAAATTTAGTAAAAGCATCATCTAATAATGCTCAACAAAAAATAAATATATTCATTTATAATCCATCAAATAAAATGGTTGAAGAAAAGGAAGCTTATATTCCGAAACAGAAGAATTTGGTGGAAGGAGATTATATTAATGAAGTTATCAAAGATACAAATTTTTTAACTAAAAACATGAAATTCATGAGTGCCTATACTTTGAGAATTGATGGAGAAAATACTACAATAGTTAAATTAAATTCAGAATTTACAGGATTGAGATCAAATCAAGCGTTATTTAATGGATTTGCACAATCAGTATCAAATACGATTTTGAAAAATTTTAGTAATATTAAAAAGGTTATAATTCAAATAGATGGAGAAGCAATTATTCAATAG
- the yqeK gene encoding bis(5'-nucleosyl)-tetraphosphatase (symmetrical) YqeK: MSNINIEKIKTNVRKYLDEKRYNHVVRVAECAVELAKIYNVNVEKVEASAYLHDVAKFFDLSEMIDLIKGKYPEVSDELSKTTAILHGFAGAEFVRNNFDLFGIDDEEILDGVKYHTIGSPKMSTLAKIVYLSDAIEAARTWEGVDEARELAKTDLDAAIKFEINEKLKYLLGKDSIIHPNIILFRNAIIANQ; encoded by the coding sequence ATGAGTAATATAAATATCGAAAAAATAAAAACAAATGTAAGAAAATATCTTGATGAAAAAAGATATAATCATGTAGTAAGAGTGGCAGAATGTGCTGTGGAATTGGCAAAAATTTATAATGTGAATGTGGAAAAAGTGGAGGCTTCGGCGTATTTACATGATGTGGCTAAATTTTTTGATTTATCAGAAATGATAGATTTGATTAAAGGGAAATATCCAGAAGTATCAGATGAATTATCTAAAACAACTGCAATTTTACACGGTTTTGCGGGAGCTGAATTTGTGAGAAATAATTTCGATTTATTTGGAATTGACGATGAGGAAATTTTGGATGGAGTGAAATATCATACAATTGGAAGTCCAAAAATGTCGACTTTGGCTAAAATTGTGTATTTGTCAGATGCGATTGAAGCGGCGAGAACATGGGAAGGCGTGGATGAAGCACGTGAATTAGCGAAAACAGATTTGGATGCAGCAATAAAATTTGAAATTAATGAAAAATTGAAATATTTATTGGGGAAAGATTCTATAATTCATCCAAACATAATATTATTTAGAAATGCGATAATTGCAAATCAATAG